The Centroberyx gerrardi isolate f3 chromosome 13, fCenGer3.hap1.cur.20231027, whole genome shotgun sequence genome contains the following window.
gCGCATGAGCGGGGTAATTTCGAAGAACTTTAAGGACTGTGAATtaatacacaaataaatgagattaaaaaaaaaacggcttTATCATACTTATGAGTGAAGCAGTTTCTAGGAAATTGTTAACGACTAGGAATTTTCAACTTCAAACGATAATCCTCATTTGAATATGCTTGCACAAAGGGGGATATTTGCTAAAGCACTTAGGGCAGGACGTTAAACTGTGAGAGCCTCTCTACAACTTGCCCGACTGTAGATTCTAATCTTGACATGAATTACATTAAGAGTAGGGTGTGTGCAAAAGTGTAACATTAAGTCAAAATTGGTAGCCTTTGAAGTTTGAACTATTACAACTTATCAGCAATAGACAATACGGCATTGATATAGAAACAATAGACAAGCAACACTGCATGACTGACCCAGCACTGTCACTGCTATGATGAATTTGTTTGATAAATGATTATATAGACAAAAACGATAGTGAACTACactaagaaaaaaatatgttgacATTGTTATAATGTACAATAATTAACTAAGTATCAGTTATAAAGTGCCTACAATGCCTCATTCAAGATAGGTTTTATAGGTCTGTATGATATAGTCTTGGCCCCAGTTAGTCCTAGTAAGGAAATATTGGCATTAACTACTGTAGTCAAGATTCAAGCTAAATACGTGATGTTTATGTAACCATGGTCTAATGAAAGTTGTATACTGAAAAGGTTTTGCACAAAGTATCTTGCTCTAAGCAACCTGTACTGGTGtgctaaacaaaaaaatattgtgaGAATTTGCGTCACTGTATAAGTCTTGCCACCATAGACCATGCCTCTAACCCTGCACAATGTTACAAGCTTCTGAATGGAAAGACTTTGTACAGTCTGACCAACTAACTGACcatgtctctttccctctcttaaACCCAATACAGACTTTGGTTTGTGGTCTCACCAACTAACATTTAAAACATACaggatgaaaaataaaaatcattatgcTGAATTGTGGTTTGGACTGGAAATACCATTCTCTATAACattcaccatttttttttttcattttcacatggaATAGAGCTTATTTTCTCAAACTTATTGTAATGACATCAGTTCTACACTTCATAAAACAACTAACAAAAGTCAAAATATGTGTTATTGAAACTATAGGATAATTTAGAGTAACAGCAGCCACAAACTGAGGCAAGTGTCGAGCAATTTGTCGCCCGTAGACATAACATTTGTATTACCTGCCTTGTACATACAAATATGAATGAATCTAAATGTATCAACAGTGCAAGTCATACATCGACACGGGCAGTGGGAGACAGAGCTATGGACCTCACCTGTTTGAGTTCCTGGGCCTCAGCCTGACTGACAGATGGCTGGAGAACATGCACCTGCAACTGGGACAGCTCCCCTGCTGGGACCTCCACTGGGAGTTCAGTATCTTGGCACCTCTGCAGCAAACCTGACTCCATGAGCGGAgattgggggggaaaaaaagtgcagAGTGCATCTGTTGTTTATGAGGAGGCCAGACAGTAAACTCAAAGTACAGCAACCGGGGCCTTTAGGGTGAATTGACTCTtatcaaaacacatttctttcAAGGAAACACACCTAGATCCTTGCGCAAAAGTCATGTGCTTGAAATGTTTTTACACGTGGTtgcacactgaaaaaaaaaatgcagaggtAGAAACATGGAGCTTTACTGCCACTTGGTGGTCAAATTCATAATATGGTGCAGTGCATTAATTACACAACAAGGAAACAATAAGCACAGTGCCTTTGTTGTAATATCTATGTTCCTTACCTTGACTCCAAACTGAACCCTCTGTGTCACACGGAGATGAGGCTGGAGTCGTCTTGAAGGCGGTGTATTCGCTGGTGTACTCCACCTTCTTTTTGTACTGCATCTCCATCACTGACATCGCCTCTGGCATCTTGGCGGACAGGAGCCGGTAGCATATATCTGGCTTCCCGATAAACCGCTGCCTAATGCTGATCTCGTATGGGTTGTGCACCCTGATCTCGTCCACCTCGTTCCGTTCGAAGCGGTGAAGGAGCTGGTAGGTTGTGTCTCGCACTTCCAGCGAGGACACCAGCACCAACAAGCATCCGGGCTTCAAGTCTGAGTCCCCGCCTTTGGACACCACGGCCGGGACGCTGGCGATCACCTTGTTCCTACCTGAGCCCTTCCCAGCGGCGCCGGCGGCAGCTCTTGCAGCATCCTCGGCCTTGGCCTCCTGCTGAGCTCTCCAGGGGAGTTTACCAAACGGCCACCAGGGAGGAGACTCCAGTTCTGACAGAAGTCTGCAGACAGAGTAGACAGGGATCAGGTCACCACTATTAGATTAGGCTTATTTTGTATTGCAGCTATGAGGTTTTAGCAGCTAACAAAACATTTAGGCAAAACTGTACAGctacataaacacaaaacatgaattAAGAACATATAttccaaacaaaatgtttttcaaaatggcaTCCAGTCTGGACATATTTAGGTAATTACTTGTCAGCCACGCCCAGATCGGAGTCAATCTTTTCCAGCCCCTGCATCATGTTGTCAAACTGCTCTCCCTGGTGGCTGAGGACTCTGCCCGTGTCCTCCAGTCGTCTCTGGGCCCCGGCCACCAGGTTGATCAGCTCTCTGCCTTTGGACGGCTGGGACTCGGCCCCCTGCGCCTCggtggagggagacagaaggcGCTCTCTCCAGAAATGCTCCAAGACGTTGTAAACCACCACCCTGTTGGGCTTCAGTGAGCCAAACCAGTGCTTCACATTGCCCTGTTCGAGCACCGTGAGGGTGCTGAAGATGAAGCTGGATGACTCCATCTTGATCTCCATGATCCGGGAGAGGCGGAAGCTGGCTAGACTCTCCTTGCTCTGGTCAGAGCTGAAGCGCAGCGTGGTTCTGGTGAGGGACAGGGTGCCGTTCTCCCATCGTTTCTCACTGTTGATGTAGTAGGAGCCAGGCCAGCTGTGGATGGGAACGTCCCGGCTCATTTTGGAAGGA
Protein-coding sequences here:
- the snap47 gene encoding synaptosomal-associated protein 47 — its product is MSRDVPIHSWPGSYYINSEKRWENGTLSLTRTTLRFSSDQSKESLASFRLSRIMEIKMESSSFIFSTLTVLEQGNVKHWFGSLKPNRVVVYNVLEHFWRERLLSPSTEAQGAESQPSKGRELINLVAGAQRRLEDTGRVLSHQGEQFDNMMQGLEKIDSDLGVADKLLSELESPPWWPFGKLPWRAQQEAKAEDAARAAAGAAGKGSGRNKVIASVPAVVSKGGDSDLKPGCLLVLVSSLEVRDTTYQLLHRFERNEVDEIRVHNPYEISIRQRFIGKPDICYRLLSAKMPEAMSVMEMQYKKKVEYTSEYTAFKTTPASSPCDTEGSVWSQGLLQRCQDTELPVEVPAGELSQLQVHVLQPSVSQAEAQELKQMLMQLKNLALEAETELERQDEALDVLTSSTDQATMHIDKHTCRMKRLL